The sequence TATTCTGCACCACCAACGAAGATTTTCACAGACTGATTATTCAGCCAATTTCCTTCAAAATCTGGAGCGAAATGCAAAAGCAATTCCCCGAAACATAATATTTTATTGAGAAATGAATCTTGCATTGTATTAAATTTCAAAATAATTTTTCGTGTTGTAATAACAAATATCCTGAATGATTTTTCCTACCCATTCTTCATCATTGGGAAGCAATCCTCTTTCCATCTCGCTGCCGAACATATTACACAAAAGTCTTCTGAAATAATCGTGTCTTGAAAATGACAGGAGACTTCGGGAATCGGTCAGCATCCCTACGAATGTGCTGATAAGACCGATGTTGGAAAGCGTGTTTATCTGTTTTTTCATTCCGTCTAATTGGTCGATAAACCACCAGGCTGCACCAAACTGTACTTTAGATTTAATTCCGCCTTCATTGAAATTCCCGGCAAGTGTCGCTAGAACTTCATTGAAAGTGGGATTAAGATTATAAATAATGGTTTTGGTAAGTTGTTCGGCAGAATTCAGTTCGTCCAGCAAAACGCTCAATCTTTGGGCAAAATATTGTTCGCTGATGGCATCGTAACCTGTATTAATTCCGATTTTTCTGAGCATTTCGGAATTATTATTTCTAGTTGCTCCGACGTGAAATTGCTGAACCCAGCATTTTTCAGCGTACATTTTGCAAAGCTCTCTCAACAGATAACCACACAACGCTTCCGGATTGGAGAATGTTGGATTATTTCCTTTTAAAAATTCAGAAAATTCGATTTCTAATTCAATATTCCATTTTGTAGTATCTGGAAAATATTCAAAACCGTGGTCGGCAACTTTAGCCCCGATTTCTTCAAAATAATTGATTCTGGATTGAAGCGCATTCAACAAATCAGAAACTGACTGAATTGAAATTCCGCAAACATTCTCAAGCTTTTTAATGCCTGACAAATATTGTTCGAAATTGATTATGTTGATGTAAGAATCGGGACGGAAAGCAGGTAAAACCTTAGTTTTGAAATCGCTGTTTTTTAATTTTTTATGATAATTCAAATCATCGGAAGGATCGTCTGTTGTGCAAAGTGCTTCCACTTTGAAATTCTGAATAATAGATTGCGGTAAGAAATCTTGTGTTTGTAGACTATCGTTCATCTGATGATAAACAGAATCTGCATTTTTAGGTGAAAGATATTCTTTGATTCCGAAAGGATTTTTGAGTTCCAGATGACTCCAGTGAAATAATGGATTACGAAGTGTATACGGTACAACTTCTGACCATTTTTTGAATTTTTCAAGGTCTAAAGCATTGCCTGAAATGAATTGCTCATCAATTCCGAAATTTCTCATTGCCCGCCATTTGTAATGATCACCATCCAGCCAAATCGCTGTTGGAGAATGGAAGTTCTGATTATTTGAAATTACATCGGGCTCAAGATGATTATGGTAATCAATAATCGGCATATCTTTCGCAAAGCCGAAATATAGATTTTCTGCCTTTGCCGATTCCAGCAAAAATGATTCTCCGAAAACTTCTTTATTTTTAATGGAATGAGTCATTATTCAATTTAAAAATGATTTGATTTTGTAAAAATCTTTAAAAACAAGACCTTATTGAAATCTATAATATCATCTAAGGCCTTGCAACTATATGAAGAAAATAATATCAATCTTAAACACCACTGAATGCACTGAAACCACCATCAATAGGCAATAAAGCACCAGTGATAAAACTTGCTGCATCTGAACAAAGGAACTGAACAGCTCCGTTGAGTTCATCTGCATTTCCGAAGCGTCCCATTGGGGTTTTGGCGATGACTTTTTTGCTTCGGTCGGTTAAAGAGCCATCCGGATTCAATAAAATTGCGCGGTTCTGATCTCCGATGAAAAAACCGGGAGCAATTGCGTTGACACGAATTTTATCGCCAAATTTTAAAGCTACATCTGAAGCGAGCCATTGGGTAAAATTGGTAATTGCAGATTTAGCTGCGGAATATCCTGCGACTCTTGTGATTGCAGAATATGCTGCCATTGAGGAAATATTCACGATACTTCCATTTCCCTGCTCTGCCATTACTTTTCCGAAAACATAGCTTGGGTAAACGGTTCCGTTGATATTTAAATCTGTTACTTCGTTCCAGGCTTGCATTTTCAGGTCGAAAAAAGATTGGTCAGGAGCTAATGTTGCAGCAGGAATATTTCCGCCTGCAATGTTGAGCAGAATATCGATTTTACCGTATTTTTCTAGGACTTTTTTGAAGCAGCTTCAAGACTTTCGATATTCATTACATTGGCTTCTACCGCAAATGCATCGCCACCTAAATCTGCCAGTTCTTTTACACGAGAATCCAGAGTCTCCTGATTTCTGCCAAGAGCAACAACTTTGGCTCCGGCTTCAATAAAGCTTTTCGCCAAGCTTCCGCCCAAAACACCTGAAGCTCCTGTAATGACTGCTACTTTATCTTTTATGCTGAATATTTCGTTCATTGTAATATAAATGATGATTGATATTTGAAAAATGATAATATTGAACTCTTTGGGTTCTGTTTTGATTTTATTTTGAATAAGAATTAACAGCTGCCATCACCCCTTCGATTTGCCCTAAAGCAAGCATTCTTCCTAAGAATGAATAGCCTGGGTTGTAGCCTTTATCAATATCATCTGTCAAAAGTCTACC comes from Chryseobacterium sp. 3008163 and encodes:
- the uxaC gene encoding glucuronate isomerase, giving the protein MTHSIKNKEVFGESFLLESAKAENLYFGFAKDMPIIDYHNHLEPDVISNNQNFHSPTAIWLDGDHYKWRAMRNFGIDEQFISGNALDLEKFKKWSEVVPYTLRNPLFHWSHLELKNPFGIKEYLSPKNADSVYHQMNDSLQTQDFLPQSIIQNFKVEALCTTDDPSDDLNYHKKLKNSDFKTKVLPAFRPDSYINIINFEQYLSGIKKLENVCGISIQSVSDLLNALQSRINYFEEIGAKVADHGFEYFPDTTKWNIELEIEFSEFLKGNNPTFSNPEALCGYLLRELCKMYAEKCWVQQFHVGATRNNNSEMLRKIGINTGYDAISEQYFAQRLSVLLDELNSAEQLTKTIIYNLNPTFNEVLATLAGNFNEGGIKSKVQFGAAWWFIDQLDGMKKQINTLSNIGLISTFVGMLTDSRSLLSFSRHDYFRRLLCNMFGSEMERGLLPNDEEWVGKIIQDICYYNTKNYFEI